A section of the Polyangium spumosum genome encodes:
- a CDS encoding nucleotidyltransferase family protein: protein MKTAMILCAGLGTRLRPITDEVPKPLVWFGNKPLLFHIVDRLVPVGVERVVLNTHHLAERFERRLLRELPVAVTLVHEPKILGTAGGVAAARDTLGPGDVLVWNGDILATFSVTALEGAHARAKAKGAIATLAVAFVDPTEVRVGEGTVGLGEDGSVVRLRGETFGREVRGADFAGVQILGEAARARLPAEGCLVGDVYLPALRAGERVAASAVVSSFCDLGTPKAYFEESMHWLAEFGAWRGEDVRVDPEVSLESCILADGVTVRGRGEVREVVACPGATFEAPLEQAIVLGSGEIVRI from the coding sequence ATGAAGACTGCGATGATCCTCTGCGCCGGCCTCGGCACGCGCTTGCGTCCGATCACCGACGAGGTGCCCAAGCCGCTCGTGTGGTTCGGCAACAAGCCGCTGCTGTTTCACATCGTCGATCGCCTCGTCCCCGTGGGGGTCGAGCGGGTCGTGCTGAACACGCACCACCTCGCCGAGCGCTTCGAGCGGCGCCTGCTCCGGGAGCTCCCGGTCGCGGTGACCCTCGTGCACGAGCCTAAGATCCTCGGCACGGCGGGTGGCGTGGCGGCCGCTCGGGACACGCTCGGGCCAGGGGACGTGCTCGTGTGGAACGGCGACATCCTGGCGACGTTCTCCGTCACCGCGCTCGAGGGGGCCCACGCGCGCGCGAAGGCGAAGGGCGCGATCGCGACGCTGGCCGTCGCGTTCGTGGATCCGACGGAGGTGCGGGTCGGGGAGGGGACCGTGGGCCTCGGGGAGGATGGTTCGGTCGTGCGGCTACGCGGCGAGACGTTTGGTCGTGAGGTGCGGGGCGCGGACTTCGCGGGCGTGCAGATCCTCGGCGAAGCGGCGCGCGCGCGGCTGCCCGCGGAGGGTTGCCTCGTCGGCGACGTGTACCTGCCGGCGCTCCGCGCGGGCGAGCGGGTCGCGGCGAGCGCGGTCGTGTCGAGCTTCTGCGACCTCGGCACGCCCAAGGCTTATTTCGAGGAGAGCATGCACTGGCTCGCCGAGTTCGGAGCGTGGCGCGGCGAGGACGTGCGTGTCGATCCCGAGGTCTCCCTCGAGAGCTGCATCCTCGCTGACGGCGTGACCGTGCGAGGTCGCGGCGAGGTTCGTGAGGTCGTCGCCTGTCCCGGCGCGACCTTCGAGGCGCCGCTCGAACAAGCGATCGTCCTCGGGAGCGGCGAGATCGTACGGATCTGA
- a CDS encoding DUF72 domain-containing protein, which produces MITVGCAGFPVPATRYFREFMFVEVQETHMSMPGPGTIRRWRREAPEGFRFALLGPREVGQEGFRDGKVIETALKGLESVAEELEAKTAVFVAPPEFAPSKTNKGMLRDFLQAVRTRFDRVVYEPAPGWDPDECDELTQEVGALAARDPLVSGLSRLPTGYYRLHGPAGHKSRYEDPAIEKLADIARGGKHHKDATYVFTNVDMFADAKRFKKALKL; this is translated from the coding sequence ATGATTACCGTTGGCTGCGCCGGCTTTCCCGTCCCAGCGACGCGGTATTTCCGCGAATTCATGTTCGTGGAGGTGCAGGAAACCCACATGTCCATGCCTGGCCCCGGCACGATCCGGCGGTGGCGGCGTGAGGCGCCCGAGGGGTTCCGGTTCGCGCTGCTCGGCCCGCGTGAGGTGGGTCAGGAGGGGTTCCGGGATGGAAAGGTCATCGAGACCGCGCTGAAGGGTCTCGAGAGTGTGGCGGAGGAGCTCGAGGCGAAGACCGCGGTCTTCGTCGCTCCGCCCGAGTTTGCGCCCAGCAAGACGAACAAGGGCATGCTCCGTGACTTCCTCCAGGCCGTGCGTACGCGCTTCGATCGCGTCGTGTACGAACCTGCGCCCGGCTGGGATCCCGACGAGTGTGACGAGCTCACGCAGGAGGTCGGCGCGCTCGCCGCGCGTGATCCGCTCGTCTCGGGCCTGTCGAGGTTGCCGACGGGTTACTACCGGCTGCATGGGCCCGCGGGGCACAAGTCGCGTTACGAGGATCCGGCGATCGAGAAGCTCGCCGACATCGCGCGTGGCGGCAAGCACCACAAGGATGCGACCTACGTGTTCACCAACGTGGACATGTTCGCGGACGCCAAGCGCTTCAAAAAAGCTTTGAAGTTGTAA
- a CDS encoding ribonuclease H-like domain-containing protein, translating into MASFASKLARLPPMPGGAPAPAPAPAAAPAPAPVPENAAAALASKPTLDDLRDRIARILGKAAPSAPRPDPTRTELPFFVEHTSRGPLYVRRHRAPPAARVGRAPLVAARDAEPALLSLLALDPRLATCDARRALFIDTETTGLQGGTGTVAFLLGMSFYDEAEGAFVLEQALLRRLGEEAPILELLARRLDEASMIVTYNGKAFDMPLLRARCVMNRMPAPRELPHLDLVHVARRIHGHRLKSRTLAAIESEVLGRERVGDVGGADVVACYMHYLRTADEGALSGVVTHNEHDVLSMVALVGLYGEPMHGGLPGADLAGVAKTLRRAGELDRAAETAEAAVVRGGGALAKRTRGDIAKARGDKARALLDYEALAEEIDDPSVRLELAKLYEHHVKSFAAALALVERGTGEAEPAAEKRRARLRRKLEKRP; encoded by the coding sequence ATGGCCTCGTTTGCATCCAAGCTCGCCCGCTTGCCGCCCATGCCCGGGGGCGCGCCCGCACCCGCGCCCGCGCCCGCCGCTGCTCCCGCGCCCGCGCCCGTCCCCGAGAACGCCGCGGCCGCGCTCGCGTCGAAGCCCACGCTCGACGATCTCCGTGATCGTATCGCCCGGATCCTCGGCAAGGCCGCGCCTTCCGCGCCGCGCCCCGATCCCACGCGGACCGAGCTTCCTTTTTTCGTCGAGCACACCTCGCGCGGCCCGCTGTACGTGCGCCGGCATCGCGCGCCGCCGGCGGCGCGGGTCGGCCGGGCGCCGCTCGTCGCTGCGCGGGACGCGGAGCCCGCCCTGCTCTCGCTCCTCGCGCTCGATCCCAGGCTCGCGACCTGCGACGCGCGGCGCGCGCTCTTCATCGACACCGAGACCACGGGCCTGCAAGGCGGCACGGGCACGGTCGCGTTTCTGCTCGGCATGTCGTTCTACGACGAGGCAGAAGGCGCGTTCGTCCTGGAGCAGGCCCTCCTCCGACGGCTCGGCGAGGAGGCGCCGATCCTCGAGCTGCTCGCGCGAAGGCTCGACGAGGCCTCGATGATCGTCACGTACAACGGCAAGGCCTTCGACATGCCCTTGCTCCGCGCGCGTTGCGTCATGAACCGCATGCCGGCGCCACGCGAGTTGCCGCACCTCGACCTCGTCCACGTCGCGCGTCGCATCCACGGCCATCGCTTGAAGAGCCGCACCCTCGCCGCGATCGAGAGCGAGGTCCTCGGGCGTGAGCGCGTGGGCGACGTCGGCGGCGCGGACGTCGTCGCTTGTTACATGCACTATCTGCGCACCGCGGACGAAGGCGCGCTCTCCGGCGTCGTCACCCACAACGAGCACGACGTGCTCTCGATGGTCGCGCTCGTCGGTCTCTACGGCGAGCCGATGCATGGCGGGTTGCCCGGCGCGGACCTCGCGGGCGTGGCGAAGACGCTCCGGCGCGCGGGCGAGCTCGATCGCGCGGCGGAGACGGCGGAGGCGGCCGTCGTGCGGGGCGGCGGCGCGCTCGCCAAGCGGACGCGGGGCGACATCGCCAAGGCGCGCGGGGACAAGGCGCGCGCGTTGCTCGATTACGAGGCGCTCGCCGAGGAAATCGACGACCCCTCCGTGCGGCTCGAGCTCGCGAAGCTCTACGAGCACCACGTGAAATCGTTCGCTGCGGCGCTCGCGCTCGTCGAGCGCGGGACCGGGGAAGCGGAGCCGGCCGCCGAGAAGAGGCGCGCGCGGCTGCGGCGCAAGCTCGAGAAGCGGCCGTGA
- a CDS encoding tetratricopeptide repeat protein, translated as MTDDAAAIPPRTWEPEALLGEDMGRAYRRFVEWMYDARFCLAVVEVSTPWKRDALIAWTSAKYAGVRTLRLDEVGPRKKSLWRTLEETCAPEAGTKVLILERLEEAEERQYLMGELNIKRDELVRDFPVMWIVLVHRAAAMEMRMKAPDFCDIARTWLWEEHPPELKEMLSAIEARSIAVGPAPMGEGAPGRELLDAAAHAIELGYPDEAADLLAQFDMKNAHAREVPERVLLEAKLLLAQGRYAEAQARAESARAASAARNDQRNLARALYALAGVELHQGHYSSAEALFQECLVAFEHPSDSYGRANCLNALGLISSLRGQHAEARTYLQEATALYTESGDGVSRAASLQVLAGVEAAQERYVEARALLLEAIAILSELGDRSGMAATLYALAKVEILQEQYEEARGLLERSLALNERTGFRQGVAASLGQLANVHALQGRLIEAQAAIREAITIQQEIGDAAGRASSQLLLGQLEVGVGRYEDGRRLVQQAVETLTALGSGQAEAARAILRKIDALAIPPT; from the coding sequence GTGACGGACGACGCGGCGGCGATCCCTCCGCGGACGTGGGAGCCGGAGGCGCTGCTCGGCGAGGACATGGGGCGCGCGTATCGCCGCTTCGTCGAGTGGATGTACGACGCGCGCTTTTGCCTGGCGGTCGTGGAGGTCTCGACGCCGTGGAAGCGCGACGCGCTCATCGCGTGGACGTCGGCGAAGTACGCGGGGGTGCGGACGCTGCGGCTCGATGAGGTGGGGCCTCGGAAGAAGAGCCTGTGGCGCACGCTGGAGGAGACGTGCGCGCCCGAGGCGGGGACGAAGGTGCTGATCCTGGAGCGGCTCGAAGAGGCCGAGGAGCGGCAGTATCTGATGGGGGAGCTCAACATCAAGCGGGACGAGCTCGTACGCGACTTCCCGGTGATGTGGATCGTGCTCGTGCATCGCGCGGCGGCGATGGAGATGCGCATGAAAGCGCCGGACTTCTGCGACATCGCGCGGACGTGGCTCTGGGAGGAGCATCCGCCGGAGCTGAAGGAGATGCTGTCGGCGATCGAGGCGCGGTCGATCGCGGTGGGGCCGGCGCCGATGGGGGAGGGGGCGCCGGGGAGGGAGTTGCTCGACGCAGCCGCGCATGCGATCGAGCTCGGGTACCCCGACGAAGCGGCGGATCTGCTCGCGCAGTTCGACATGAAGAACGCACACGCACGCGAGGTGCCGGAGCGTGTGCTGCTCGAAGCCAAGCTCCTCCTCGCTCAGGGGCGGTATGCTGAAGCGCAGGCGCGGGCGGAGAGCGCGAGGGCCGCATCTGCAGCGCGCAACGATCAACGCAACTTGGCAAGGGCGCTGTACGCGCTCGCCGGCGTCGAGTTACACCAGGGGCACTACTCGTCCGCAGAGGCCTTGTTCCAGGAGTGCCTCGTCGCGTTCGAGCACCCGTCGGATTCGTACGGTCGGGCCAATTGCCTCAACGCGCTCGGTCTCATTTCTTCGCTCCGAGGGCAGCACGCCGAGGCCAGGACTTACCTCCAGGAGGCGACGGCCCTCTACACGGAGAGCGGAGACGGCGTGAGTAGAGCTGCATCCCTGCAGGTGCTTGCTGGGGTCGAGGCTGCGCAGGAGCGGTACGTAGAGGCCAGGGCGCTCCTGCTGGAGGCGATTGCCATCCTTTCCGAGCTCGGTGACCGGAGCGGCATGGCTGCGACCCTCTACGCGCTTGCGAAGGTGGAGATATTGCAGGAGCAGTATGAGGAGGCTCGTGGGCTGCTCGAACGTTCCCTTGCGCTCAACGAGCGCACCGGCTTTCGTCAAGGCGTCGCCGCGTCCTTGGGGCAGCTTGCGAACGTGCATGCGTTGCAGGGCCGGCTCATCGAGGCGCAGGCCGCGATCCGGGAGGCCATCACCATTCAGCAGGAGATCGGCGATGCCGCCGGCCGCGCCTCTTCGCAACTCTTGCTTGGTCAGCTCGAAGTCGGCGTGGGCCGATACGAAGACGGCCGCCGGCTCGTTCAGCAAGCCGTCGAGACCCTTACCGCCCTTGGCTCAGGCCAAGCCGAGGCCGCCCGCGCCATCCTTCGGAAGATCGACGCCCTCGCCATCCCGCCCACGTGA
- a CDS encoding J domain-containing protein: protein MPGVVSITTTKRRRYLWCAWWTGEPTRAPFRKPDAFSGGARTLEEARKQAERAAGQPLREVEAIWARAFIRVQAGQPPFVDKKERSRREEPPPDDKRQKRRRFVPSVAEPDTCPFVVLGLPRTASPDDIRRAFRRLALETHPDHGGDAASFIRVTWARDEATLRAKRA, encoded by the coding sequence ATGCCCGGCGTCGTCTCCATCACCACCACCAAGCGTCGCCGCTACCTCTGGTGTGCGTGGTGGACGGGCGAGCCCACGCGCGCGCCCTTCCGCAAGCCCGATGCCTTCTCCGGCGGCGCCAGGACCCTCGAAGAGGCGCGCAAACAAGCCGAGCGTGCCGCGGGCCAGCCGCTCCGCGAGGTCGAGGCGATCTGGGCGCGCGCCTTCATCCGCGTGCAGGCGGGGCAGCCGCCCTTCGTCGACAAGAAAGAACGCTCCCGCCGCGAAGAACCACCCCCCGACGACAAACGACAAAAACGTCGCCGCTTCGTCCCCTCGGTCGCCGAGCCTGACACTTGCCCCTTCGTGGTCCTCGGGCTCCCGCGAACTGCCTCTCCGGACGACATCCGCCGTGCGTTCCGCCGCCTCGCGCTCGAAACCCACCCTGATCACGGCGGCGACGCGGCCTCCTTCATCCGCGTCACCTGGGCCCGCGACGAGGCCACGCTCCGCGCCAAACGCGCCTAG
- the coaE gene encoding dephospho-CoA kinase (Dephospho-CoA kinase (CoaE) performs the final step in coenzyme A biosynthesis.) encodes MPFVFFGLTGGIACGKSTVAARFREQGVQVIDADQVARQAVAPGTSGLTEIVKLFGEAVLRPDGTLDRAKLGAIVFGDEDKRRALNRILLPRIATRTMVLAQELAQRGEPLACYEAALLVENGMQDAFRPLVVVSAPEELQMKRTMERDGIDEKAALARIHAQMPVAEKVKVADHVIDTSGTMEETIQRADEVLAAIRAKAAEG; translated from the coding sequence ATGCCCTTCGTCTTCTTCGGCCTGACCGGCGGAATCGCCTGCGGCAAGAGCACAGTCGCCGCGCGCTTCCGCGAGCAAGGCGTGCAAGTGATCGACGCAGACCAGGTCGCCCGGCAAGCCGTCGCGCCCGGGACGAGTGGCCTCACCGAGATCGTAAAGCTCTTCGGCGAAGCCGTGCTCCGGCCCGACGGCACCCTCGATCGAGCCAAGCTCGGCGCGATCGTGTTCGGCGACGAGGACAAGCGCCGCGCCCTGAACCGCATCCTGCTCCCGCGCATCGCGACGAGGACGATGGTCCTCGCGCAGGAGCTCGCGCAACGCGGCGAGCCCCTCGCATGTTACGAGGCCGCGCTGCTCGTGGAGAACGGAATGCAGGACGCCTTCCGCCCCCTCGTCGTGGTGAGCGCCCCCGAGGAGCTCCAGATGAAGCGCACGATGGAGCGCGACGGCATCGACGAGAAAGCAGCCCTCGCGAGGATCCACGCGCAGATGCCCGTCGCCGAGAAGGTGAAGGTGGCCGACCACGTGATCGACACGAGCGGCACGATGGAGGAGACGATCCAGCGCGCCGACGAGGTGCTCGCAGCGATCCGCGCGAAGGCGGCGGAGGGATAG
- a CDS encoding NUDIX domain-containing protein has protein sequence MSDKDYPKPSLTADVVTFSLDDAGHISVLLIQRGKDPFAGRWAIPGGFCEPSETVLESAARELVEETGVRGLPIEEVGVFSRPGRDPRGWVVSVAHVAILPAHRRHEAVGGDDASAAKFFSIRIDPNGHPFLRADGEQAGSLAFDHDEILRRALGHLQTHADRLAPLLFGRTMEKDEACKAIAAALARG, from the coding sequence ATGAGCGACAAGGACTACCCGAAGCCGAGCCTGACCGCGGACGTCGTGACGTTCTCCCTCGACGACGCGGGCCACATCTCCGTGCTCTTGATCCAGCGCGGCAAGGACCCCTTCGCAGGGCGATGGGCCATCCCGGGCGGGTTCTGCGAGCCCTCCGAGACGGTGCTCGAGAGCGCAGCCCGCGAGCTCGTCGAGGAGACAGGCGTGCGGGGGCTACCCATCGAAGAGGTCGGCGTCTTCTCACGCCCCGGCCGTGATCCCCGCGGCTGGGTAGTGAGCGTCGCCCACGTCGCGATCCTCCCGGCACATCGTCGCCACGAAGCCGTGGGCGGCGACGACGCGAGCGCAGCGAAGTTCTTCTCGATACGCATCGACCCGAACGGGCACCCCTTCCTGAGAGCCGACGGCGAACAGGCAGGCTCACTCGCCTTCGATCACGACGAGATCCTCCGCCGCGCCCTCGGCCACCTCCAGACGCACGCAGACCGCCTGGCCCCGCTCCTCTTCGGTCGCACGATGGAGAAGGACGAAGCATGCAAGGCGATCGCGGCGGCCCTCGCGCGAGGATGA
- a CDS encoding cysteine hydrolase family protein: protein MRTIFVDVDVQRDFCEPTGALYVPGSPNDVMRKLVAHAVEHRIPILGSVDSHAWDAWEFASSGRAGPSGEKPDFPDHCVKGTPGWLKVEGTLPPRFRFVPNVPDAPISPIVEEVVRGDTQGLYFEKEVYSLFANPLAEPFLKALEARIGEPLSFVVFGVATDYCVRAAALGLAERGYTTTLVTDAIAGITEEGVTRAFDEMKRAGVKLSTSAEVIS from the coding sequence ATGCGAACGATCTTCGTCGACGTGGACGTGCAGCGAGACTTCTGCGAGCCGACGGGCGCCCTGTACGTGCCAGGATCGCCGAACGACGTGATGCGCAAGCTCGTGGCGCACGCGGTCGAGCACCGGATCCCGATCCTCGGCTCGGTCGACTCGCACGCGTGGGACGCGTGGGAGTTCGCCTCCAGCGGTCGCGCCGGTCCGAGCGGAGAGAAGCCCGACTTCCCGGACCATTGCGTGAAGGGCACGCCGGGCTGGCTGAAGGTCGAGGGCACGCTCCCGCCGCGCTTCCGCTTCGTGCCGAACGTGCCGGATGCGCCCATCAGCCCGATCGTCGAGGAGGTCGTCCGCGGCGACACGCAGGGCCTGTACTTCGAGAAGGAGGTCTACAGCCTCTTCGCGAACCCGCTCGCCGAGCCCTTCCTGAAGGCCCTCGAAGCCCGCATCGGCGAGCCGTTGTCATTCGTCGTCTTCGGCGTGGCCACGGACTACTGCGTGCGCGCCGCGGCCCTCGGCCTCGCGGAGCGCGGCTACACGACGACGCTCGTCACGGACGCGATCGCGGGCATCACCGAGGAAGGCGTCACGCGCGCATTCGACGAGATGAAGCGCGCAGGCGTGAAGCTCTCGACCTCGGCGGAGGTGATCTCATGA